Proteins encoded together in one Citromicrobium bathyomarinum window:
- the metW gene encoding methionine biosynthesis protein MetW: MSKLPDLRPDLAAIAGTIPDGSRVLDIGCGEGTLLAALAEHKGIDARGLEIDPERVATCVSRGLSVVQGDAEADLVHYPDDAFDYAILGQTIQMVDRPAEVIDALLRVGRSAFVSFPNFAHWRMRVALGLGGRMPVTPALPESWHATGNIRNLTVVDFKELVSDRGARIERAWYFGKGREIGEFGANLCAEFALFLIGRG; the protein is encoded by the coding sequence ATGAGCAAGCTTCCCGATCTGCGCCCCGATCTTGCGGCGATTGCCGGGACGATCCCTGACGGATCGCGCGTGCTCGATATCGGCTGCGGAGAGGGAACGCTGCTCGCCGCGCTGGCGGAGCACAAGGGAATCGACGCACGCGGTCTGGAGATCGACCCGGAACGCGTGGCGACTTGCGTGTCGCGCGGGCTATCGGTGGTGCAGGGCGATGCCGAGGCCGATCTGGTGCATTACCCGGACGACGCGTTCGACTACGCGATCCTCGGCCAGACGATCCAGATGGTCGATCGGCCTGCCGAGGTGATCGACGCACTGCTGCGCGTGGGCCGCTCTGCCTTCGTCAGCTTCCCCAACTTCGCGCACTGGCGGATGCGGGTCGCGCTGGGGCTGGGCGGGCGCATGCCGGTGACACCCGCGCTGCCCGAAAGCTGGCACGCGACCGGCAATATCCGCAATCTGACCGTGGTCGATTTCAAGGAACTGGTGAGCGATCGCGGCGCCCGGATCGAGCGCGCGTGGTATTTCGGCAAGGGCCGCGAGATCGGCGAATTCGGCGCAAACCTGTGCGCCGAATTCGCCCTGTTCCTGATCGGGCGCGGTTAG
- a CDS encoding VOC family protein, which translates to MFSHVMLGADDIEASKTFYDACFKALGGREGSVDPKGRVIYMHNGGIFLITKPIDGQPASCGNGSTIGFAATSEEQANAWHEAGLAHGGTAIEDPPGLREGAGMKLYLAYLRDPAGNKICAMYRPG; encoded by the coding sequence ATGTTCAGCCACGTGATGCTCGGCGCCGACGATATCGAGGCGTCCAAGACCTTCTACGATGCGTGCTTCAAGGCGCTCGGCGGGCGCGAGGGCTCGGTCGATCCCAAAGGCCGGGTGATCTACATGCACAATGGTGGCATCTTCCTGATCACCAAGCCGATCGACGGCCAGCCCGCAAGCTGCGGCAATGGCTCGACCATAGGCTTTGCCGCGACCAGCGAGGAACAGGCCAATGCATGGCACGAGGCCGGCCTTGCCCATGGCGGCACCGCGATCGAAGACCCGCCGGGCCTGCGCGAAGGCGCGGGGATGAAGCTGTATCTCGCCTATCTGCGCGATCCCGCGGGCAACAAGATCTGCGCGATGTATCGCCCGGGCTGA
- the bchI gene encoding magnesium chelatase ATPase subunit I produces MARFPFSAIVGQDEMKQALLIAAVDPAIGGVMVFGDRGTGKSTAARALAGLLPPISAIQDCPYGCSKDDQARYPDVCGTGPLRKRPVPFVDLPLGATEDRVLGALDLERALRSGEKAFEPGLLAKAHRGFLYIDEINLLEDHLVDLLLDVAASGENVVEREGLSVRHPAKFVLIGSGNPEEGELRPQLLDRFGLSVEVRTPGDIESRVEIMRRCAAQESDSQGFADDWADEDAKVLRRVDRGRKRLASVTIPDALLHKAAELCMAVGADGLRGELTLMRAAKALAALEGAKTVGQAHLVAVAPSALRHRLRRDVLDETGSTARIERALDEVFA; encoded by the coding sequence ATGGCGCGTTTCCCGTTTTCAGCGATCGTCGGTCAGGACGAGATGAAGCAGGCGCTGCTGATCGCCGCGGTCGATCCTGCGATCGGCGGGGTGATGGTGTTCGGCGACCGCGGGACGGGCAAGTCCACCGCTGCGCGCGCTCTGGCAGGCCTGCTGCCGCCGATCAGCGCAATTCAGGATTGCCCCTACGGTTGCTCGAAGGACGATCAGGCGCGCTACCCCGATGTCTGCGGCACCGGCCCGCTGCGCAAGCGCCCCGTGCCCTTCGTCGACCTGCCGCTGGGCGCGACCGAAGATCGCGTGCTGGGCGCGCTCGACCTCGAACGTGCGCTGCGCAGCGGCGAAAAGGCGTTCGAACCGGGCCTGCTCGCCAAGGCGCATCGCGGCTTTCTCTATATCGACGAGATCAACCTGCTCGAAGACCATCTGGTCGATCTGCTGCTGGATGTCGCCGCCTCGGGCGAGAACGTGGTCGAGCGTGAAGGGCTGTCGGTCCGCCATCCGGCCAAGTTCGTGCTGATCGGCAGCGGCAACCCGGAAGAGGGCGAGCTGCGCCCGCAACTGCTCGACCGGTTCGGCCTGTCGGTCGAAGTGCGCACGCCGGGCGACATCGAATCCCGCGTCGAAATCATGCGGCGGTGTGCGGCGCAGGAGAGCGACTCTCAAGGATTTGCGGATGACTGGGCGGACGAAGACGCCAAGGTGCTGCGCCGGGTGGACCGGGGGCGCAAGCGGCTGGCCTCCGTGACCATTCCCGACGCGTTGCTGCATAAGGCCGCCGAGCTGTGCATGGCAGTGGGCGCGGATGGGCTGCGCGGCGAGCTGACGCTGATGCGCGCGGCCAAGGCGCTGGCCGCGCTGGAAGGTGCCAAGACGGTGGGCCAGGCGCATCTGGTCGCGGTCGCCCCCTCGGCATTGCGGCACCGCCTGCGGCGCGACGTGCTCGACGAGACCGGCTCGACCGCGCGGATCGAGCGTGCACTCGACGAAGTGTTTGCGTGA
- the bchO gene encoding alpha/beta fold hydrolase BchO has translation MSEPLNWDRDGRHWPHRDASRFVTSGGLRWHVQVMGRALGTAPVLLLLHGTGASCHSWRGVMPQLADRYTLIAPDLPGHAFTGSVRDAQMTLPGMADAVDGLIQTMDIAPAAIIGHSAGAAIALTLVQGRYPDTPVIGLNPALAPFPWPATQVFPAVARLLALNPLVPKFFSGMTRLAGDTEGFIQRSTGSRLDREGARCYATLLGNSRHARGALAMMANWDLDTLDRALPGIANPVLLIHARGDDAIPLRGVKDAARKLPDATLEVLDGLGHLAHEEQPERVAQLIRAFLEGRAI, from the coding sequence ATGAGCGAGCCGCTCAACTGGGACCGCGACGGGCGCCACTGGCCGCATCGCGACGCCAGCCGCTTCGTGACAAGCGGCGGCCTCCGCTGGCACGTGCAGGTGATGGGGCGGGCGCTTGGCACCGCGCCGGTCCTGCTGCTGCTCCACGGCACCGGCGCTTCGTGCCATTCGTGGCGCGGCGTGATGCCGCAGCTGGCGGACCGCTACACCCTGATCGCGCCCGACCTGCCCGGCCATGCCTTTACCGGCAGCGTGCGCGATGCGCAGATGACCCTGCCCGGCATGGCCGATGCGGTGGATGGCCTGATCCAGACGATGGACATCGCACCCGCCGCGATCATCGGCCATTCGGCGGGCGCGGCGATCGCGCTGACGCTGGTGCAGGGGCGCTATCCCGATACGCCGGTGATCGGCCTAAACCCCGCGCTCGCGCCGTTTCCCTGGCCCGCGACGCAGGTCTTCCCGGCGGTCGCGCGGCTGCTCGCGCTCAATCCGCTGGTGCCCAAGTTCTTCTCGGGCATGACGCGTCTTGCCGGCGATACCGAGGGTTTCATCCAGCGCTCGACCGGCTCTCGCCTCGATCGCGAAGGTGCGCGCTGCTACGCGACGCTGCTGGGCAACAGCCGCCACGCGCGCGGTGCGCTGGCGATGATGGCCAATTGGGATCTGGACACGCTCGACCGCGCGCTGCCGGGCATCGCGAACCCGGTGCTGCTGATCCATGCGCGCGGCGACGATGCCATTCCGCTCAGGGGCGTGAAGGATGCCGCGCGCAAGCTGCCCGACGCCACGCTGGAGGTGCTCGACGGCCTCGGCCACCTCGCGCACGAGGAACAGCCCGAGCGGGTGGCGCAGCTGATCCGCGCGTTTCTGGAAGGCCGTGCTATCTAG
- a CDS encoding magnesium chelatase subunit D, whose amino-acid sequence MSRAEPAPPDPARDACLALSLFLTAPAQLGGLSLRGSGLAREALLEMLRDTGVAVRRMPAHVDDERLLGGIDLAASLASGRTVRARGLLEEIAGGVLVVPLAERLDHAVAGRLAQALDGDARFGLVLLDDGIEDEGPPAALLERIAFHCDLTRAGPVEGALRSADPANVAPLDEEALHALAATAAALGVDSVRALNFANAAARAHAALEGRGAVSEDDIAAAARLVLGPRATRLPEMPEQPEEEPAPPPDDTDAGERDEASDPGDTPLDDVVLDAALASIPPDLLARLAEGKARRSSGSGGGKKRISGLRGKPLSARPGSPRGGARLALVDTLRAAVPWQQLRRREYEAANDRLIIRSSDIRVRRYEERSGRVTIFCVDASGSAAAARLAEAKGAVELMLAQAYVTRSEVALVAFRGTGAELLLPPTRSLTRARRVLSGMPGGGGTPLALGLQAGHQLAEAVQARGKTAHLVILTDGRANIDAEGKGGRPQAKADALDAARAIAARGIDALVVDISARTAPEAGELAQAMHARFLALPMADAAKLHAAVNAAAPQARAA is encoded by the coding sequence GTGAGCCGGGCAGAGCCCGCACCGCCCGACCCGGCACGCGATGCGTGCCTCGCTCTCTCGCTGTTTCTGACCGCTCCGGCCCAGCTCGGCGGGCTCAGCCTGCGCGGCAGCGGCCTCGCGCGCGAGGCGTTGCTGGAGATGCTGCGCGATACCGGCGTGGCGGTGCGGCGGATGCCGGCGCATGTCGATGATGAGCGGCTGCTGGGCGGGATCGACCTCGCCGCCAGTCTCGCGAGCGGGCGCACGGTCCGCGCGCGCGGCCTGCTGGAAGAGATCGCGGGCGGGGTGCTGGTGGTGCCGCTGGCCGAACGGCTCGACCACGCGGTCGCGGGGCGGCTGGCGCAGGCGCTGGATGGCGATGCGCGGTTCGGGCTGGTGCTGCTCGACGATGGAATCGAGGACGAAGGACCGCCCGCCGCGCTGCTGGAGCGGATCGCCTTCCACTGCGACCTGACTCGCGCGGGGCCGGTGGAGGGCGCGCTGCGCAGCGCCGACCCCGCCAATGTCGCGCCGCTGGACGAAGAAGCGCTGCATGCGCTCGCCGCAACGGCCGCCGCGCTGGGCGTCGACTCGGTCCGCGCGCTCAATTTCGCGAATGCTGCCGCCCGCGCCCATGCCGCGCTGGAAGGGCGAGGGGCGGTGAGCGAGGACGACATCGCCGCCGCCGCGCGGCTGGTGCTCGGCCCGCGCGCTACCCGACTGCCCGAGATGCCGGAGCAGCCCGAGGAGGAGCCGGCCCCACCGCCCGACGACACCGACGCGGGCGAACGCGACGAGGCGTCCGATCCCGGCGACACCCCGCTCGACGATGTCGTGCTCGACGCCGCGCTGGCGAGCATTCCGCCCGATCTGCTGGCTCGTCTCGCAGAGGGCAAGGCGCGGCGCAGCAGCGGCAGCGGCGGGGGCAAAAAGCGCATCTCCGGCCTGCGGGGAAAGCCGCTCTCGGCGCGGCCCGGCAGCCCGCGTGGCGGGGCGCGGCTGGCGCTGGTCGATACTCTGCGCGCGGCGGTGCCGTGGCAGCAGCTGCGGCGGCGCGAATACGAAGCCGCCAACGACCGCCTGATCATCCGCAGCTCCGACATCCGCGTGCGCCGATACGAGGAGCGCAGCGGTCGCGTGACCATCTTCTGCGTCGATGCCTCGGGCTCGGCGGCGGCGGCGCGGCTGGCCGAGGCCAAGGGCGCGGTCGAGCTGATGCTCGCGCAGGCCTATGTGACGCGCAGCGAGGTCGCGCTGGTCGCTTTCCGGGGGACGGGTGCGGAGCTGCTGTTGCCGCCCACCCGATCGCTCACCCGCGCACGCCGCGTCCTCTCGGGGATGCCGGGCGGAGGTGGCACGCCGCTCGCGCTGGGGCTCCAGGCGGGGCACCAGCTGGCCGAGGCGGTGCAGGCGCGGGGCAAGACCGCGCATCTGGTGATCCTGACCGACGGACGCGCCAATATCGACGCCGAGGGCAAGGGCGGCCGCCCGCAGGCCAAGGCCGACGCGCTGGATGCTGCGAGAGCGATCGCCGCGCGCGGGATCGATGCGCTGGTGGTCGATATATCGGCGCGCACTGCGCCCGAGGCGGGCGAGCTGGCGCAGGCGATGCACGCGCGCTTCCTCGCGCTGCCGATGGCCGATGCGGCGAAGCTGCACGCGGCGGTCAATGCCGCCGCCCCGCAGGCGCGCGCCGCATGA